The following are from one region of the Silene latifolia isolate original U9 population chromosome 9, ASM4854445v1, whole genome shotgun sequence genome:
- the LOC141599674 gene encoding CBL-interacting serine/threonine-protein kinase 5-like yields the protein MEQNKNHECESQTHRDRNIIFGKYEMGRLLGQGTFAKVYYAKNIATNESVAIKIISKDQVRKAGMMEQIEREISVMRLVRHPNVVELKEVMASKTRIYFVMEYVKGGELFTKISRGKLKEQFSRKYFQQLISAIDYCHSRGVSHRDLKPENLLLDENENLKVTDFGLSALPEHLRQDGMFHTQCGTPAYVAPEVLRKKGYDGPKADIWSCGVILYVLIVGYLPFQDINVMNMYRKVFKAEYNFPNGVSIEAKKLVSKLLVVDPNKRLTIQGIMRQPWFRKEFKPCLSFSTTNPSIEIPQQQESFTIKESKSSSPRFFNAFEFISSMSSGFDLSSLFEGKKKSGSIFTSKCSALAIMDKFQELAKKLNFQVSGKDFKVKMEGRTDGRKGKLTVTAEVYEVAAEVAVVELCKYSGDTLEYVKFCEEDVRPALKDIVWSWQGENDCQLNCTIDRNS from the coding sequence ATGGAACAAAATAAAAATCATGAATGTGAAAGCCAAACACATAGGGATAGGAATATAATATTTGGCAAGTATGAGATGGGTAGGCTACTAGGCCAAGGCACATTTGCTAAGGTCTACTATGCCAAAAATATCGCGACAAACGAGAGTGTCGCGATTAAAATCATCAGCAAAGACCAGGTGAGAAAAGCTGGAATGATGGAACAAATTGAACGAGAAATCTCTGTTATGAGATTGGTTCGTCACCCCAACGTGGTCGAGCTAAAAGAGGTTATGGCTTCTAAGACTCGGATATACTTCGTCATGGAATATGTCAAGGGTGGTGAATTGTTTACCAAGATATCAAGAGGCAAGCTTAAGGAACAATTTTCACGTAAGTATTTCCAACAACTTATAAGTGCAATAGACTATTGTCATAGTCGAGGGGTGTCACACCGTGATCTTAAACCCGAAAACCTTCTCCTTGATGAAAACGAGAACCTTAAGGTCACGGACTTTGGCCTATCTGCCTTACCAGAGCATCTAAGGCAAGACGGCATGTTTCATACTCAATGTGGTACACCCGCATATGTTGCACCAGAAGTGCTTAGGAAAAAAGGTTATGACGGTCCAAAGGCTGATATATGGTCATGTGGGGTGATATTATACGTTCTAATTGTAGGGTATTTACCCTTCCAAGATATTAATGTCATGAACATGTACCGTAAAGTTTTTAAGGCAGAGTATAATTTTCCAAATGGGGTTTCAATTGAAGCTAAAAAACTTGTCTCTAAGCTTCTAGTTGTTGATCCTAACAAAAGATTAACCATCCAAGGAATTATGAGACAACCATGGTTTCGAAAGGAGTTTAAACCTTGTTTATCGTTCTCCACGACAAACCCATCAATCGAAATCCCTCAACAACAAGAATCCTTCACAATTAAGGAATCTAAATCATCCTCTCCTAGGTTTTTTAATGCATTTGAGTTCATATCATCAATGTCATCGGGGTTCGATTTGTCGAGCTTATTCGAAGGCAAGAAGAAATCAGGGTCCATTTTTACTTCTAAATGTTCTGCCTTGGCTATTATGGACAAGTTTCAAGAATTAGCTAAAAAGTTGAATTTTCAAGTAAGTGGTAAAGACTTTAAGGTGAAGATGGAGGGGCGGACTGACGGGCGTAAAGGTAAATTGACGGTCACGGCCGAGGTCTATGAAGTCGCGGCCGAGGTGGCTGTGGTGGAGCTTTGCAAGTACTCCGGTGATACACTTGAGTATGTCAAGTTTTGTGAGGAAGATGTTAGGCCTGCTCTCAAGGATATTGTGTGGAGTTGGCAAGGGGAAAATGACTGCCAACTTAATTGTACTATTGACCGTAATTCCTAG